From the genome of Methanoregula boonei 6A8:
GCCGGGGCCCGGGGATTGGGCCCGGCCTGAAATAAGGCATACGATCCTGGAGGAGGTTTGTAATGGTAGCCGGTACTTTACCGGACCCGGTAGCCGGGACGCTTTCCGGCTCGCCGGGTACCTGCGGTTACGAGAATCCAGTTTATACTGTCGGGCTCATCCCTTTTGCGGGTCCGGTGGCGCTGCCGGTGTCGGGGTCGGTGTGACGCTCACCTGGGGTGTGGCGGCTGTCTGCTGGTGCTGCCAGATAGTGTTCCACCATGTCTTGAGCTGCTCTGCTCCCTGCTGCGGCAGGGTCTGCCACCAGGGTGCCGGTGTTGATATCGTTGCGGCTTCCTGCTGGGTCACCTGCGGGACCTCAGTGATATGGGTGTTTACGATGACATGGGGATTATCTGCTGCTGCTACGGCCGGGATACCGGCGCATACCACGCAGGCCAGAAAAATCCCTGCGATGAGTATTCCCGTGTTTCTCATGGAATTCACCTTTTTGTTCCTTTTCCTGCAGGGAACTCCCGCAGGCTTGATCCATGAATAAGTCCGGGCCTGCGTAAATATTGCCGCCATGGATGGCCGGCAACATAACCCGCGAACGGAGAAAAAGATAACCGCACGGTTAGCTCTAAAAAAAAAGAATGCAGGGATAAACCACATCACATACAGGCTCAAGGTACCCTGATGGGACATGAAATACCTGTTTAGGTCTCCCTCGCGGTACCGCTTCTTTGCGGGGACCCGGCCGGTACTTTACGATTCCCTCCGTAGCGGCATCGCGATCCGGATCCCGCCGTGTGGGAATTTCTCTCTAAAATAGGGCCGGATTGTTCCTAATCCTGTGATAACTTCAGAAATTTTCGCAGTTATCGCCGTATATTTAATCCGGCACAGCAACAGGATGGTATGCAGAAAAAGATCCTCGTCATCATTGCCGTATGCATCGCGGCCATAGCTGCGATTGCAGGTGCTGCCCTTCTTCTGGGCGGCAGTTCTTCCCAACCTGCGAATCCCGTAGGCGGCCCGGCCGTCGCAGGGTACGGGGACGCACCGGCATGGTCGTCATCCCGGGCTGATACGTCACTTGTTGCATACGCCCCGGTGCCGACAGCTGTTCCTACTTCCGTTGGGGCAGATGAACAAAGCTTTGACACCAAGATCATCCGGACTGCGGATGTCACGCTTGAGGTCCAGAATGTCACGAGCGCTGCGGCAACCGTAGCAGCGATTGGCACCGGGGCGGGAGGCTATGTCTCGACCACAAATATCGGGACAGACTATTCCGGCCAGCCATACGGGAGCGTGGTCATACGGATCCCGGCAGCAAACTTCGACAGCACGCTTTCCGGGGTGCAGGCACTGGGGACGGTCAAATCCATATCCACGCAGGGCCAGGACGTGACCGAAGAGTACGTGGATGTACAGGCTCAGATCACCGCGTACCAAAACCAGATCGCCCAGTACAATCTCATCATGAAGAATGCCACCAAAGTTGAGGACGTTTTGGCAGTCCAGCAACAGATTGACCAGGTGCAGACCAGCCTGGACCGGGTGAATGGCCGCATGAAGTACCTCAACAGCCAGGTGGACTACTCAACTATTTCCGTCTCCCTGCAGGAACCGGCACCGGTCGGAGGCACGCAGGGCCATGACTTTGTTGCTGCAATAAACGAGGGCATTGCCGGGTTCTTTGCAGTGATCGACGCGATCATTGTCTTTGTCATCGCTGTTTTGCCGCTCGCGATTGTCGGTTGTGTGGCGTATGCCGGCTACCGGTTCTGGAAAGGCCGGCGGCCTGCGCAACCGTAATGCGGTGTCGCAGACCCGCACCCCTTCTTTTGGCTCTGTACAATTCCTGCGGATATTCATTCAAGAGTAAGATGATATAATAATTCATAATAAATATATTAATAATTAAAAAAAGAAGGCCGGGCACATATCACCGAAGAGCCCGGGCAGGCCAGGAGATTTTTCGTGGAGATCAGACCCTCAATCACGGTAGGAAATGAAGTGTGCATTGACCAGTACCTGTGTCACCGGTCCAGTCACTGTCATACAAAACACCAGTGCATGGATCTCTGCTTGATGGGCGTTTTTGTATTGGTCAAAGGGGATGGCGTGTACCCGGAGAGGAGCCAGCTCTGCTGCATGTGTTTTTTGTGCCATGAGTTCTGCCCGGTTCAAGCGATTACCGTCCGGTGGACGCTGCGGGCGTGAGGAACGGGCGACCGTCAACTCCTTTCTTGGGACCTTCCCGCTCCTGAAGATCCCCGGCCATATACCCTCTAACCTGCAGGTTGGAGCGGACTACTCCGGCTATTTGTCAAATATATATTACATCCTGCCTCATGGTTGATTGCAAGCCCGAAGAAGGGCATATGTACAAAAAAAAGTGAGGGAAACAAAATGAAAACCCGCATGTTTGTCATATCCATCATCTGCGCCGTGCTCCTGATTGCACTGGTGCTTCCTGCGAGTGCCGATGACGCCTCGCAGGTGACTGTAACGCCCGCCGCAACCATCACAAGTGCCCCGGTCCCGGGCTTTGACCCGCTGGGCTCCTTTGAGAGTATACTTGGCCTGCGCCACCAGGACCAGAACCTCACACAGGACATCCACGCTAACGACCAGCAGATCCAGTCGAACTGGTGGGACAACCTAAACATCTTCCAGGATATCCTGGGTAACCGTGCCACTGTCCGTTCCGATCAGCAGGCAGATCTTGAGAACCGCTCGGATAATATCGGGTACCGGGAGGACATCCACGCTGACCGCGAGGATATAAGGAATGATTCGGGCAACCAGACTTCCGAGGAAGAGCAGATCGCAGATTATCGCTCCGATATCCATCAGGACTGGCAGGGTAATGCCGCAACCCACGAGGAGATCCACGATGAGAGGAACGCAAGCCGCGAAGACTGGTCGCAGATCAATTCCACCCGCCAGCAGGATATCTCGCTGCGGCAGACAAACGCGGCTGACCGCGAACAGATTCAGGACAACCGCCAGCAGATCCGCGATGACCGCGACAACGGTGGATCATCAGGCGGGTCAACCGGGACCGCATCCAGCGGATCCTCATAATTTTTTTCGCAGGAAAAAGAGCATGAAACTGATAAAAATCGGCACCGGCATCTGCGCCTTGTGCATTATCGCATTCATCCTGATCGCCGGTTGTACATCTCAGTCGGGGGGATCGGACCAGGGACAAACAACCACTGCGAGCGCGGCAAACCCGCAGGTGACCACAACCCCCACGGCGGCTTCAACACCAGGGTCGGCTGGTTCAGATAACAGTGCATTCATCTATGATTCCGGAAGTGCACCCGGTTCCGGGGACCAGAGTCAGGTAACGCTTGCATCTGATACCCCGATTGATACAAGCACCGGGGCGGCGGCACAGAACCTGTCAAGCGACAGCACTGACCTGGGGGATATTACCCCATAAGATGCACTTTCTTGTAAAGGGAAAGGAAATGTTCCTTTTTTTGCGAACCGGTTTGCCCGATCCGATCAAGGAAATGTGAGCGTATTTTCAGGGGATTTTACAAAAAAAGACACGCGGTCCTGTCACACGTGAGGACAGGATTTCAGTTCGATTCACTTGAGTCCGTTTTCGACAAAGGTTGCGGAATATTGCTTGTCGGTAGACTTGATGTGGTTGGAGACCCAGTCCCTCAGGAAATTCATCAGTTCGATGGAAAGCCCCAGCCGGTTGGCCTCGAACTCCTTCTGGAAGTCCGAGACTTTCTTGACAAAGGCATCGTGCTGCGCTTTGTGTGTAGCAAACTGCGGGTAATGGAATTTCTGCATGTATTTTTCTTCTGTCTGGAAATGGTACACGGTGTATGCTGCAAGCTCCTGGAGGGTGGCTTCAAGAGCCTGCTTTCCCTGCTTTGCCCGCATAGCGTCGTGCAGGTTGTTCATGAGGCTGATGAGTTTCTTGTGCTGATCGTCAATCTCGTTTACCCTGACGCTCAGTTCATCTGACCATGAGATTAAGGCCATACTTCCCTGTTGCCCTATCATATCATTAAAGGTATCCTGTCAGCAGGTCCCCTGGCATCTCCGCCATGTTTATCCTTACGGTCTGCAAAGGCTGGATCATGCCACAGGTGCGAAAAATTTCCCGGGTATTTGTCTCCCGGGAGACCTTTGAAGGGGCCGGGGTCAGGCTCCACCGTGCGTTTGGCTACTCCCAGATCCCGCTATTTGACCCGTTTCTCATGCTCGATGATTTTCGGGCCGACCGGCCGGAAGATTACCTCGCGGGTTTTCCCTGGCACCCGCACCGGGGGATCGAGACGGTCACTTATATGCTTGAAGGAAAGGTCGAGCATGGCGACAGCATGGGGCATGCGGGCAGCGTGGAGGCCGGGGGAGTCCAGTGGATGACCGCGGGCTCCGGGATCGTCCACCAGGAGATGCCAAAGCCGGTCCATGGCCGGATGGGCGGGTTCCAGCTCTGGGTAAATCTCCCCCGCAGCCACAAGATGACGGATCCGCGTTACCAGGAGATCGGGCCCATCGATATACCCCGGGCCACGCTGGACAACGGGGCTGAGTTCCGGGTCATCTGCGGGACTATCGGCGGCGTTACCGGCCCTGTGCGCGATATTATCGCCGAACCGGAATATCTTGACATCACGCTCCCTCCCGGCGTGTTGTTCTCCCACGCGGTGAACCCCGGTTTTGCGGCTGCAGCATATATCACCGGGGGATCGGGAAAGTTTGATCCGCAGCAAAACAAGGCAATGGGCAATAGAGCCATGGTCCTGTACGACGATATCGGGACATCGGTAGAGGTACGTGCCGGAAAAGAGGGTGTCCGGTTTTTGTTCGTCTCGGGAAAGCCTCTCCGCGAACCCATTGCATGGGGCGGCCCCATTGTCATGAACACCGAGGAGGAACTCCAGCGGGCGTTTGCCGAGTACCAGAACGGGACGTTTATTAAAAAAAGGTAAAAACGTACCCGTCCCGGTTATAATGTAATATCGAGGATCACCTGGCTTGTTCCGTCGGAGAAGAGGCCGGTGACCACGATATGGTTGGACGCTTGCGTGGATGCGGGAACCGTGGTATTCATCCCCACGGGGAGCGAGGTAAGGCCCCTGCCTGCCGGGATAGTTATCCCGCCAGCCACTGCCCCGTTATCGGTAACGGAGATCGATTGCAGGGAGGCAGCATCCTGTCCACCTTGGTACGTAATAACAATATGGCCTGCATCCGGCCGGTAGGCAGTCACGGCCACAACCTTGGTATGCTGCACTGAACCGGCCGTGGCAAAGACCATCGTTGCAACAAAAGCTGATACAAAAAGGAGTACCGGGACAAGGATAATCAGGATTACCGGCAGCCAGAACATACCGCTCTTGCCGGTAAATCCGGTTTCACCCCGGTTAATTTTTTCTGCCATAGTCCAGGAATCGTACATCCCGTATATCCAGACCCCGAGGAGGACAAGGACCGCGATGAATGCAAGGCCCATTATGCCGGACACCGGGGAGCTTACTATGCTGGTAAAGGTCAGGGCGAGGGCAAGGATCCCAAGGCCCAGCGAGGCGAGGAAAAATTTCAGTCCCCCTAACGTGCTCCCGTTATACCACTGGCCCCATCCGGCACAGAAAAAACTCAGGATGACCGCCACCCAGGGATCGCGGATCTCTGTTTTTTCAGGTACCGGAGGCCGGACAACCGCCCCGCACTCAAGGCAGTTCTGTGCGTTCTCATCTGGCAGGGGCATCCCGCAGGAAGGACAGAATTTCGGCATAAGTCCAATTTATTATAATTATAGTTAATATAATCTGTTTCTTTTCCGCGGGTTTTCTTTCCACAAGGGTAGTTCCTCCTGACCGAAACGATAAACACACCCAATACCCTCCACTTACATGATGGCAGAGGAAAAGTACAAGATTGTCGTTTTCGGTGCATTTGGGGCGGGTAAGTCCACGCTAATCCAGACACTTGATCCGCAGGCAAAGCACATCGAGGCTGAGGGCGCCGGTGGCACAACCACGATTGCGCTCGATTACGGCCGGGTCCAGCTCGGGGAAAAAAGGATCTACCTGTATGGGACACCGGGCCAGGAACGATTTGAGTTTGCCCGGGAGATTATCGGTGCAGGAATGGACGGCGCCATCCTGCTCGTAGATGCAACGTCCCCGGTTGATGAGTTCGTGGAGCACCTGCACACATCGCTCAAAGAAGAAAAGATCCCCTTTGTCGTTTTCCTCAACAAATGTAACCAGGTTGGCGCACGACCCGATGCAGCACAGGAGCATTTCGCCGGAGCAGAGACAAAGACCGTTTCAGCAAAAGATCGGCGCGGGGCACGGGAAGGACTCGAAAAGTTCGTGGGCCGGCTCCGTCCGCACACTGCAGAGAAAAAGGCCTGAAAAAATGGGGCGGGCCTCAGCGGTTGTGTGCCGCACTCTTCCGGGACCGGCCGGCTCCGTCCTTCAGGGGCACGAACTTTCCTCCCTGCATACGGATACCGGAAACGATCGCATTGCCCGCCGCATGTGCTTCATCGGTTGTCACAGCCACCACTTCCACGGCGTCCCCAAGCGGCCCGGCCCGTACTTTGGGTGCGAGGATTTCCTGAACCTGGAAGATCCCTGCCGGGCTTGACATGTGGATAACGAGCGCGATGGGCTTTTCCTCCCCTTTTTTGATCTCCACCTTCTCGATCGACAGGGCCGAAACCGAGTGAATCGTGATGCTGCCCGATTCGAACGCTACCCGGCCCCTGCCCTTGGTCATATCGGTGGAATCTGCAATGCAGACAAGAGCGGCCTCGATGGTAAGCGGCTTTGGGATCCCATGGTGCGAGTATATCGCCGAGAGGACAAACGAGCGGATTGCGATGCGCTGATCGGGGTCGCCGTAGATCTCCGGAAGGATCCGATCGAGGATCGGCAGTACGATCACGACGCTCATGTCGGCATGATCTTCGCGGTGGACGGTGTTACCCAGGTCGTGGCAGAGCATGGCGGTCATTACCACGAGCGCCGCATCATCCCCGGTGCCAAACCCGCCGGTGATGATATCCGGAGTAAAAGAGGATCCTTCCAGCAAATCGAGCATAGTAAGTGCTGACGCAGTGGCGACCGTGGCATGGATCCGGCCATGGTCGTTCATCCCCAGTTTTGTAGCGGCAACATAGTTTGCCATCCGCCAGAGCGTCTGCACTTCCGGGTCTTTTGAAAGAAGGGCCCACATCTTTTTTGCTTTGGGCCTGTGGGCAAGATGCCGGGTGATGATCCCGGTTGCATGTGCTTCAAGATCCGGGTCGGATGCATGTTTTTTCATGATGGCTCCTGTACTCGTACAGTCTCACGCGCCCGGGAGATAGGTGTTCCTTTGGGTAAAAGGCGCGTGCAGACACCGACCGTTTTATATTTTCCGTCGATTAATACCCTCAACAGGGATACAGAGTTGCCATGATCCGCGTCCTTTACGTTGACGACGAGCCAAATCTCCTCGACATAGGCCGGCTTTTCCTCGAGGCGACCGGTGAATTTTCCCTTGACACTGCGGTCTCGGCACAGGAAGGACTTGCTGCCCTGGAAAAAAAACCGTACGATGCCGTGGTCTCGGACTTCCAGATGCCAGGGATGGACGGGATTGAGTTCCTTAAGATGATCCGATCGGGATATGGCCATCTCCCGTTCATCCTTTTTACCGGCCGTGGCCGCGAGGAAGTGGTCATCAAAGCCATAGACAGCGGCACGGATTTTTATGTCCAGAAAGGGGGTGACCCCCGGGCCCAGTTTGCTGAGCTCGCCCACAAGATCCGGCAGGCAGTAGGCCGGCGCTCAGCAGAGATCCTGCGGATCGCCTCCGAGAAGAGGCTTGCCGATATCATCAATTTTCTGCCCGATGCCACATTTGCTATCGATCCGACCGGGACCGTGATTGCATGGAACCGCGCCATCGAGGAACTGACCGGCATTCCCTCATCAGATATGGTGGGAAAAGGGAACTATGAGTACTCCCTGCCCCTGTATGGGGAACGCAGACCGATCCTCATCGACCTGATCTTCTCTCCTCCCGATGAGATCGGGAAAAAGTATGCCCATATCGTGCGGGACGGGACCATGCTTGCCGCTGAGACCGAACTTCCTCGTGTGCGGGGGAAACCGCGGATTCTCTGGGGCAAGGCCGGACCACTCTATGATCAGAACGGGCAGGTTACCGGGGCAATCGAATCCATCCGGGACATCACCGATAGAAAAAAGGCCGAGCAGAGGCTTGCGGAGCAGTACCGCATGCTCACTGAAAGCACGTCCCGGCTCCGGCGGGCTGAAGAGGTGGCACGGATCGGTCACTGGGAGCTCCACCTCGGGACCGGAACAATGTCGGCCTCAGAAAACGCTGCAGCGATCTATGGTGTGGATACCACCGAGCTGCCGATTGCTTATGTCCTGGAAATCCCCCTCCCGGAATACCGGCAGGCACTGAACCAGGCGCTCGATGGACTGGTCAAACGCGGCGAACCTTACAGAATCGATTTTCGGATCCGGCGCCCGCTTGACGGGACGTTCCGGGATATCCACTCTGTTGCCACATACGACCCCGAAAAGCAGGTAGTCTTTGGCATCATCCAGGACATCACCGAGCGCAAGAAGATCGAGACCGATCTTGCGGCAACAAATGAACAGCTGGCAGCTGCCGAGGAGGAACTGCGGGGGCAGTACGATACCCTGGTAGAGAACCAGAAAGCACTTGCAGCCTCAGAAGAGCAGTACCGTGCGATCCTCGATAATATTCAGGATATCTATTACCGCACGGATAAAGATGGCACCCTCATTATGCTCAGCCCTTCGGGAGCCCTGCTTCTCGGGTACGCAAATACCGGTGAGATGATAGGGAGACCAGCCACGGATTACTATGCAGATCCGGCCCAGCGGGATCTCTTTCTTACTGCGATAAAAAAAGAGGGAGTGGTCACCAACCAGGAAATTACGCTGAAACGAAAGGACAAAACACCCGTCACCGTCTCCACCAGTTCCCATGCCTATCTCGATGCTGCGGGGAGATATGCGGGGGTTGAGGGAATTTTCCGGGATATCTCGGATATCAGGAAAGCCCAGCGGGAGCGTGAGACAGCCTATGAGCAGCTTGCGGCAGCGGAGGAAGAGTTGCGGGGGCAGTATGAGGAGCTGGCGCGGAGCGAACAGCAGCTTCGCGACGATGCAGAGAACTTCCAGAACCTGGTAACTTCTGCTCCCGATGCCATCTACATCTCCATTGGCGAGCGCTTTGTTTACGTTAACCCTGCCATGGTTCGGTTGCTCGGTGCGGTGTCCGCTGACCAGCTTATCGGCATGTCGCTGTATGACCGCATCGCTCCGCAGTACCGCGCCGGTATCCATGAACGGGCCCGGATCGTGACCGGTGAGCACAAGCCGGTTGGGCTCAAAGAAACAGTATACCTGAAGATGGACGGAACACCGGTGCCGGTGGAATCGTCCGTTGCACTCTTCCGCTACCGGAACCAGCCTGCAGGACTGGTCATTCTCCGGGATATCACTGAGTATAAAAAAGCTGAGCGGGCCCGGAGGGAACAGGAGAAGAAGTACCGTGTGGCGCTTGAAACCACCGGGACAGGATTTGTGATCCTCGATAGTGCAGGAAAGGTACTCGATGCAAACCAGGAGTATATTCGCCTCACCGGCCACCAGGAACTCGGTGAAATTGCCGGGAGAACGGTGACAGACTGGACTGCCGGGTACCATAAAGAGAGAAATGCGGAGGCGGTCCGGCAATGCCTGAAAGATGGTTTTGTCCGCAATATCGAGATCGATTACACCGGTTCATCGGGCATAATAATACCGGTTGAGATCAACGCGTCGGTGATCCCTTCCGTTGATGGCATTCAGATACTTGCGCTCTGCCGGGATATCACCGAACGCAGGAAGGCAGAATCCGCCATCAGGGAAAGTGAGAAAAAGTACCGAGATATGTTTGAGATAAACAACGCCGTGATGTTCATAGTTGATCCGGTGGCCGGCAGGATCGTGGATGCAAATGCCGCTGCCTGCCGGTACTACGGATATAGCCGGCAGGAATTTGCAGGGCTGGAAATCACAAAGATCAATGTTCAGGATACGGCCAAAACAAAAAAAGATATGGCACATGCTCAGGTAGAGCAGGGGGCGGTCTTCCGCTTCAGGCACCTGAAAAAAAGCGGGGAGATCCGGGATGTCGAGGTATACAGTGCTCCTGTCACGCAGGAAGGCCACCAGTACCTCCATTCCATCATCCAGGATGTGACCAGCCAGCGGCAGGCTGAAGAGGCACTCCGGGAGAGCGAGGAGAAGTTCCGTGATATCTTCAATAACACTACCGATGCCATCCAGCTCCATGAGATTTTGCCAGACGGTACTCCCGGCAGGTTCACTGACGTTAACGATATTGCCTGCCGGATGCTCGGGTATACCCGGGATGAGATACTTGCACGGTCCCCGCAGGATATCACAACGGCAGAGCACAATCCCCCTCGGGAAAAGATCTATGAGGAGCAGCGTACGCGGGGACAGGCACGATTTGAAACTGAATTCGTGGCAAAGGACGGTACGGTAATCCCTGTCGAGATCAATACCCGTGTGGTTACCCTCCAGAAAAAAAAGGTAATCCTTGCCATTGCCCGGGATATCACTGAGCGCAAACGGGCAGAAATGGCGATCCGGCAGGCAAACCGGATGCTCAACCTCCTTACGGGAATTACCCGCCATGACATAGGAAACCAGCTCACGGCCCTCTTCCAGTACATCGACCTCTCAAAGATGATGGAGCAGAACCCGGAAATAAAATCGATGATAGAAAAAGAGGAATTTATTGCCAGAAACATCCGGCGCCAGATTGATTTTACCCGGGAGTATGGCGAGCTCGGAGCCGGCAATCCGGTATGGCAGGAGGTTTGCGGCTGCGTGGAAAAAGGAATCCAAGGCTTGGATCTGACCGGAAAAGAGATCGAGACCACGGGACTGGTGTCCTTTGAGATCCTTGCCGATCCCCTTCTCCAGAAAGTGTTCTTCAACCTCGTGGACAATGCGCTGAGGCATGGTGGGCCTGGGCTTGGGCAGATCCGGTTTTCCTCCTACGAAACCGGATCCGGGCTCATGGTTGTCTGCGAGGATGACGGTACAGGCATCCCACATAACCAGAAGGAACTCATATTCGAGCGCGGGTACGGGAAAAACACCGGCTTTGGCCTGTTTTTCATCCGCGAGATCCTTGCGATCACGGGCATTACGATCCGGGAGACCGGGGAACCGGGTCGGGGGGCACGTTTTGAGATGCTCGTGCCCCCGGGAGAGTACCGTAGAGCCGGGCCCTTGTAAAACCATATGAAAAAAAAAAGAGGAATGCCAAAAAAAAGAGTGGGATCTGTCACTCTACAACGGCGTGGAGGATTTTTACCGGACTGATGGGCCGGTCACCGGCGTCGGTCTTTGTGGACCCGATTTTGTCTACGATGTCCATGCCCTCTACGACTTTCCCGAAGACCGGGTGTTTTCCGTCAAGGAAATTGTTGCCGACCAGGTTGATGAAGAACTGTGAGCCGCCGGTGTTGGGGCCGGCGTTTGCCATCGAGAGGGTGCCCCGGTCATTCCGGTTCTTTGCGGTAAACTCGTCATTGATCACGTAGCCGGGTCCTCCTCTCCCGGTGCCGGTGGGGTCACCACCCTGGATCATGAAGCCGGCAATCACACGGTGGAAGATGACGCCATCATAGTATCCTTTCTTTGCAAGCGTTTCGAAATTGCCTGCGGTGATCGGCATATCCGGGTCGAGCGCAATGATGATTGTGCCCATGTTCGTTTCGAGCCGTACCCTTTTTTCGGGTGCCTGTACGGATGTCATGGTTACTCTAAGAATTATTGTTTCTCTGAGGTATTCTTTCCTGTGTGATTGTCCTTTCAAACCATCTCTGCATGGAGGATCGTTACGTTCGTGATCGGCCGGTTCTTTTCCCCGGTGGGAACCTGCGCGATAGCATCCACCACGTCCATTCCCGAGGTTACGGTCCCAAAGACCGGGTAGTTGGGATCAAGGTACGTATTGTTGACGAGGTTGATGAAGAATTGTGAGCCTCCCGAATTGGGCTCTCCTGTGTTAGCCATCGCAACCGTGCCCCGGAGATTATGGTTGTGGCTGGTAAACTCGTCAGGGATGGTGTAGCCGGGTCCTCCTTCACCAGTGCCGGTGGGGTCGCCACCCTGGATCATGAAGCCGGGGATGACGCGATGGAAAATGACACCATCATAGAACCCGCTTTTTGCCAGTCTTTCGAAATTACCAGCGGTTATCGGCATTTCGGGATCAAGTGCGATTGTGATATTTCCCATGCTCGTTTCAAGAAGGACATGATCCCATGCATCTGGGGCAGATATTGAGACGGTACTTTCCGGTGCTGCAGTGGTTGCGGTCTGTACCGGGGTTGTAGCAGGCTGAGTGCACCCGCAGGAAAAAAGCAGGGCACAGGTAAGAATGCCAAGGACAAT
Proteins encoded in this window:
- a CDS encoding peptidylprolyl isomerase is translated as MTSVQAPEKRVRLETNMGTIIIALDPDMPITAGNFETLAKKGYYDGVIFHRVIAGFMIQGGDPTGTGRGGPGYVINDEFTAKNRNDRGTLSMANAGPNTGGSQFFINLVGNNFLDGKHPVFGKVVEGMDIVDKIGSTKTDAGDRPISPVKILHAVVE
- a CDS encoding pirin family protein; translation: MPQVRKISRVFVSRETFEGAGVRLHRAFGYSQIPLFDPFLMLDDFRADRPEDYLAGFPWHPHRGIETVTYMLEGKVEHGDSMGHAGSVEAGGVQWMTAGSGIVHQEMPKPVHGRMGGFQLWVNLPRSHKMTDPRYQEIGPIDIPRATLDNGAEFRVICGTIGGVTGPVRDIIAEPEYLDITLPPGVLFSHAVNPGFAAAAYITGGSGKFDPQQNKAMGNRAMVLYDDIGTSVEVRAGKEGVRFLFVSGKPLREPIAWGGPIVMNTEEELQRAFAEYQNGTFIKKR
- a CDS encoding DUF4349 domain-containing protein, yielding MQKKILVIIAVCIAAIAAIAGAALLLGGSSSQPANPVGGPAVAGYGDAPAWSSSRADTSLVAYAPVPTAVPTSVGADEQSFDTKIIRTADVTLEVQNVTSAAATVAAIGTGAGGYVSTTNIGTDYSGQPYGSVVIRIPAANFDSTLSGVQALGTVKSISTQGQDVTEEYVDVQAQITAYQNQIAQYNLIMKNATKVEDVLAVQQQIDQVQTSLDRVNGRMKYLNSQVDYSTISVSLQEPAPVGGTQGHDFVAAINEGIAGFFAVIDAIIVFVIAVLPLAIVGCVAYAGYRFWKGRRPAQP
- a CDS encoding bacteriohemerythrin, translating into MALISWSDELSVRVNEIDDQHKKLISLMNNLHDAMRAKQGKQALEATLQELAAYTVYHFQTEEKYMQKFHYPQFATHKAQHDAFVKKVSDFQKEFEANRLGLSIELMNFLRDWVSNHIKSTDKQYSATFVENGLK
- a CDS encoding zinc ribbon domain-containing protein, whose product is MPKFCPSCGMPLPDENAQNCLECGAVVRPPVPEKTEIRDPWVAVILSFFCAGWGQWYNGSTLGGLKFFLASLGLGILALALTFTSIVSSPVSGIMGLAFIAVLVLLGVWIYGMYDSWTMAEKINRGETGFTGKSGMFWLPVILIILVPVLLFVSAFVATMVFATAGSVQHTKVVAVTAYRPDAGHIVITYQGGQDAASLQSISVTDNGAVAGGITIPAGRGLTSLPVGMNTTVPASTQASNHIVVTGLFSDGTSQVILDITL
- a CDS encoding HD domain-containing protein, which translates into the protein MKKHASDPDLEAHATGIITRHLAHRPKAKKMWALLSKDPEVQTLWRMANYVAATKLGMNDHGRIHATVATASALTMLDLLEGSSFTPDIITGGFGTGDDAALVVMTAMLCHDLGNTVHREDHADMSVVIVLPILDRILPEIYGDPDQRIAIRSFVLSAIYSHHGIPKPLTIEAALVCIADSTDMTKGRGRVAFESGSITIHSVSALSIEKVEIKKGEEKPIALVIHMSSPAGIFQVQEILAPKVRAGPLGDAVEVVAVTTDEAHAAGNAIVSGIRMQGGKFVPLKDGAGRSRKSAAHNR
- a CDS encoding hybrid sensor histidine kinase/response regulator, whose protein sequence is MIRVLYVDDEPNLLDIGRLFLEATGEFSLDTAVSAQEGLAALEKKPYDAVVSDFQMPGMDGIEFLKMIRSGYGHLPFILFTGRGREEVVIKAIDSGTDFYVQKGGDPRAQFAELAHKIRQAVGRRSAEILRIASEKRLADIINFLPDATFAIDPTGTVIAWNRAIEELTGIPSSDMVGKGNYEYSLPLYGERRPILIDLIFSPPDEIGKKYAHIVRDGTMLAAETELPRVRGKPRILWGKAGPLYDQNGQVTGAIESIRDITDRKKAEQRLAEQYRMLTESTSRLRRAEEVARIGHWELHLGTGTMSASENAAAIYGVDTTELPIAYVLEIPLPEYRQALNQALDGLVKRGEPYRIDFRIRRPLDGTFRDIHSVATYDPEKQVVFGIIQDITERKKIETDLAATNEQLAAAEEELRGQYDTLVENQKALAASEEQYRAILDNIQDIYYRTDKDGTLIMLSPSGALLLGYANTGEMIGRPATDYYADPAQRDLFLTAIKKEGVVTNQEITLKRKDKTPVTVSTSSHAYLDAAGRYAGVEGIFRDISDIRKAQRERETAYEQLAAAEEELRGQYEELARSEQQLRDDAENFQNLVTSAPDAIYISIGERFVYVNPAMVRLLGAVSADQLIGMSLYDRIAPQYRAGIHERARIVTGEHKPVGLKETVYLKMDGTPVPVESSVALFRYRNQPAGLVILRDITEYKKAERARREQEKKYRVALETTGTGFVILDSAGKVLDANQEYIRLTGHQELGEIAGRTVTDWTAGYHKERNAEAVRQCLKDGFVRNIEIDYTGSSGIIIPVEINASVIPSVDGIQILALCRDITERRKAESAIRESEKKYRDMFEINNAVMFIVDPVAGRIVDANAAACRYYGYSRQEFAGLEITKINVQDTAKTKKDMAHAQVEQGAVFRFRHLKKSGEIRDVEVYSAPVTQEGHQYLHSIIQDVTSQRQAEEALRESEEKFRDIFNNTTDAIQLHEILPDGTPGRFTDVNDIACRMLGYTRDEILARSPQDITTAEHNPPREKIYEEQRTRGQARFETEFVAKDGTVIPVEINTRVVTLQKKKVILAIARDITERKRAEMAIRQANRMLNLLTGITRHDIGNQLTALFQYIDLSKMMEQNPEIKSMIEKEEFIARNIRRQIDFTREYGELGAGNPVWQEVCGCVEKGIQGLDLTGKEIETTGLVSFEILADPLLQKVFFNLVDNALRHGGPGLGQIRFSSYETGSGLMVVCEDDGTGIPHNQKELIFERGYGKNTGFGLFFIREILAITGITIRETGEPGRGARFEMLVPPGEYRRAGPL
- a CDS encoding 4Fe-4S ferredoxin, which gives rise to MEIRPSITVGNEVCIDQYLCHRSSHCHTKHQCMDLCLMGVFVLVKGDGVYPERSQLCCMCFLCHEFCPVQAITVRWTLRA
- a CDS encoding GTP-binding protein, which produces MMAEEKYKIVVFGAFGAGKSTLIQTLDPQAKHIEAEGAGGTTTIALDYGRVQLGEKRIYLYGTPGQERFEFAREIIGAGMDGAILLVDATSPVDEFVEHLHTSLKEEKIPFVVFLNKCNQVGARPDAAQEHFAGAETKTVSAKDRRGAREGLEKFVGRLRPHTAEKKA